The stretch of DNA CCGTCCGGATGCGGGTCAGGAAGTAGTTGTAGGCCATGACGGACGGGATGGCCGCGGCCAGCCCCGCCGCGGTGGCGATGAGGGCCTCGGCGATGCCGGGGGCCACGGTGGCCAGCGTGGCGTTTCCCGTGGTGGCGATGCCGGAGAAGGCGTTCATGATCCCCCACACGGTGCCGAACAG from bacterium encodes:
- a CDS encoding MotA/TolQ/ExbB proton channel family protein; translated protein: LFGTVWGIMNAFSGIATTGNATLATVAPGIAEALIATAAGLAAAIPSVMAYNYFLTRIRTVHTRIDSFIADFTNFLERKVDKG